CCTCTTCGTTTTCATCATCTGACTCTATCAGTCCTTCGGGTAGAATGGTCATGCTGCTGTCGGTTATTCTAGCCACCGGAGAAGTTGGCGttggtgtgcggtttttgctAACAAGCTGAGCTCGGAGAGCATCGACACAACGGATGCGAACTATGTACTGTTCGTACATACCTTTCAGCTCAAATTCCAATTTTTCAAACTCCTCCAAATAAGCTGGTCGCACTTTTTGAAGTGCCTGAAGACGTTGCCGGGATCGCTCGAGCTCGGACGTTTTACGCGATATTTTGGATGCCAAATTTGTGTTTTCGCCTTTCAACGTCTCCAGCGTTGATTTGGAACTGCTCAGTTTGGATTGCAGCGAAGCAATAGCATTCTTGATGACTTTTTCGGTCGTAACCAGTTCCAGCGATCGCGTAGACTGAGCGTTGCGAATTTCCCTGTTTATCAGTTCCTTTTTAAGCAAATCATACAACGCGGCGCCTCTATTTGTTAGCTCCGACGAAAGACCGCGCACTTTTTTCAGATCGTCTATTTTGTCTGATAGATCAATTTCAACATGCGACTTAATCAGCTCCTCTTCGTGACCGGTCACTTTGGGTGACGAAATGAGTAGTGACGTAACTTTAAGTAGCTCCTTTGCGGTTGCTACGGAGCTAGCGTACAGTTTTCGCGGGTTTATTTTAATGCTGGATTTCGTCACCAAAAACTCGGTTGCCGAGCGCACCAGCAGAATACGTTCCTGTTCTGACCTCGTACCGCCACTAAGCACCAAATTTGGCTCTAGCCGGTTTATGAGCCATTGCAGAATGTCCGAGTATGCTTTGAAACTTTCAGGCCCACCGTACGGTGTATTGAGAACGGATATGGGAATGTTATTTGGGTATCCAAGTAGCTTCAGTTGCTCAGCGAGATCTTTAACGATAAAAAGCAGCAATAATATAAGATGAAACAGTtggttttgtattattttgacGGCACAGTTcacatgcaaaacaatttttcttcaaacgAACCTCGTACATCTTTAAACGCCATTATTGATTTGGTCACTTGTGTAGTATGCCTTGTGTACGTGAAATTGGTTGCCATGGTAGTGCCTATTTGTTGTCCCATTGGCAAACTATCAGCACCCAAAGGTTTACAAAGGCCCGAAAGTTGACGCACCAATTGTTTGGAAAAATGTAATAATACTACACACAAATCAGTTGCTAGCCTGTGAAGCCATGCCTGCCATGGATGGCATGCAACGTACAGGAACCTTTGCTGAAATTCGCGAAGGAAATCAACCAAGCATCATAAACCACCCTCTTGAAAGATGTTTTGCTTTGAAGCCTTTTTCCCTATGACATTGTTGTCTCTTTGCACTGGCTTCGCCTAAAGTCGTTACAAGCATACGCGTATACAAGCCTACggggggtatttttttgttgttattgcaCGACATTTCACGTATTTGTCGATTAAACGGGAGCTaccagggtgtgtgtgttagctggtgtgctgctgcagctgaatACGAAAAGCCAGTTGCTTTCCTGAAGCGAAAAGCCCGTGCCGTCATTATCGCTCGCTCAATATTGGTCCCAAAAGTTTGGGCTGTGTGCAGGTGCAGCGGAATTTGTGAAACCCTTTCTAAGGCGCGCCTGTGCGTAACGTGTGCGCGGGTGAAACTGTGCGACTGTGTAGCGTGTGGTGTGCTAATCGTGGTGTTGCAAGCCCACCCGTACGGGGCCATGAGGATGTAAGGAAGCAAACGCGCCCGAATGTAGCCAGCGCACGGTGCGGGGTGTGCGGAGAAACGAACGCCCTAAAGGTAGTCATTTGTTGCTTCCACAACCAACCCTGCCAGCCCAAACCACAAGCGCTACAATTCCGCGAACCAGCGAAACCGGACGGCTGGTGGCGAAGGGCTTCGATGAAGAGCGAAATACTCGCCCTGTACCACCATCATTACCGCCACCACGAGCTGCACCCAGCCAGCGTCGACCCTGCAAgggccaccagcagcagccccGGCGATTCAGGTACCACCAAGGGCTGCCTTCCGTCAGCTTTTAAGCATTGATTGAAGGTAATTGGTGTTTGTGCTCGGTCTGTGCGCCACAAAAGACGAaagggaggggtggggggaatcataattttataaataaataccgcTGCTTCGTGGAGCCACCCTAGCCGCTGTCTGTCCGCCCAACCTTTTGCCAGCCTTTCGATCAACCCCCTTGCCCCCTCCTTTTCCTCCCGTCCCTCCCGTCGGATAGGTCGCATGCGCGGTCGCCCCTTCCAAACAATCAACCCACTAAGCAAGCAACCGTTCACCGGCCACCAATCAACTTGGCACCCCCG
This genomic interval from Anopheles nili chromosome X, idAnoNiliSN_F5_01, whole genome shotgun sequence contains the following:
- the LOC128729127 gene encoding clusterin-associated protein 1, whose amino-acid sequence is MAFKDVRDLAEQLKLLGYPNNIPISVLNTPYGGPESFKAYSDILQWLINRLEPNLVLSGGTRSEQERILLVRSATEFLVTKSSIKINPRKLYASSVATAKELLKVTSLLISSPKVTGHEEELIKSHVEIDLSDKIDDLKKVRGLSSELTNRGAALYDLLKKELINREIRNAQSTRSLELVTTEKVIKNAIASLQSKLSSSKSTLETLKGENTNLASKISRKTSELERSRQRLQALQKVRPAYLEEFEKLEFELKGMYEQYIVRIRCVDALRAQLVSKNRTPTPTSPVARITDSSMTILPEGLIESDDENEEEDDFDERDDVKLKTDRRILRSELLNRDRGSTRFRSRNDGVSPNGKDRSKMIGSIEDELGPLDSSMSSEESESDLEMGGNRLIDGSLRTDDDEDESLTKMPRESSTINRAVKADLSDEDF